A region from the Curtobacterium sp. MCBA15_012 genome encodes:
- a CDS encoding DUF6458 family protein produces MRIGSSIALIVIGAIVAFALDFQVAGVDLRLIGYILMAAGVVLLVISLAVGFGGRRTTTTTRSGVDPASGEQITRQDRRDGAY; encoded by the coding sequence ATGCGCATCGGCTCGAGCATCGCCCTGATCGTGATCGGCGCCATCGTCGCGTTCGCGCTCGACTTCCAGGTCGCGGGCGTCGACCTGCGCCTGATCGGCTACATCCTGATGGCCGCCGGCGTCGTGCTGCTCGTCATCAGCCTGGCCGTCGGCTTCGGTGGACGACGGACCACCACGACCACCCGTTCCGGGGTCGACCCGGCCTCGGGGGAGCAGATCACCCGCCAGGACCGCCGCGACGGGGCGTACTGA
- a CDS encoding SdpI family protein, with protein MLGVLVFAMTLEVGGAALITWLTWRAANGSLPRNRLAGVRTSITLSSDEAWRLSHRAALRPTIISAIATVTWAAISISVEPLRTPAAVLVAAGLLVGGALLSIPAAHRAVRRSSQAS; from the coding sequence ATGCTCGGAGTGCTGGTGTTCGCGATGACGCTCGAAGTCGGCGGAGCGGCCCTCATCACGTGGCTGACCTGGAGAGCGGCCAACGGATCGTTGCCGCGGAACAGGCTCGCTGGTGTACGAACGTCGATCACGCTGTCGAGCGACGAGGCGTGGCGGCTCAGCCATCGTGCAGCACTGCGACCGACGATCATCTCCGCGATCGCCACCGTGACGTGGGCAGCGATCAGCATCAGCGTCGAACCACTCCGCACACCGGCCGCCGTGCTCGTCGCCGCGGGCCTCCTGGTCGGCGGGGCGCTCCTGTCCATCCCGGCCGCCCACCGCGCCGTCCGCCGGTCGTCGCAGGCGTCGTAG
- the nrdH gene encoding glutaredoxin-like protein NrdH has product MAVTVYTKPSCVQCTATYRALDNKGIQYEVLDVSADEAALEHVKSLGYMQAPVVVTDDDHWSGFRPDKIATLSAELA; this is encoded by the coding sequence ATGGCCGTCACCGTCTACACCAAGCCGTCCTGCGTGCAGTGCACCGCGACGTACCGCGCGCTCGACAACAAGGGCATCCAGTACGAGGTGCTCGACGTCTCCGCCGACGAGGCCGCGCTCGAGCACGTCAAGTCGCTCGGCTACATGCAGGCCCCCGTCGTCGTGACCGACGACGACCACTGGTCGGGCTTCCGTCCCGACAAGATCGCGACGCTCAGCGCCGAACTCGCGTGA
- a CDS encoding PRC-barrel domain-containing protein, giving the protein MITKDRIHEVENATVRDRDGASVGKVAQVFPSAEDGSAAFVSVATGLLGSHTALVPVEDASFDGTDLHVGYTKRAIKDAPSPGAGNILPLADENAARKHFGLSPAGKATGDMGDPHENLDQAGTGPAGADDTEGAGTTPPA; this is encoded by the coding sequence ATGATCACCAAGGACAGGATCCACGAGGTCGAGAACGCCACCGTCCGGGACCGCGACGGCGCATCGGTCGGCAAGGTCGCGCAGGTGTTCCCCTCCGCGGAGGACGGCAGCGCTGCGTTCGTCAGCGTCGCAACCGGGCTCCTCGGGAGTCACACGGCTCTCGTCCCCGTCGAGGACGCCAGCTTCGACGGCACGGACCTGCACGTCGGCTACACGAAGCGTGCGATCAAGGACGCGCCCTCCCCCGGCGCCGGGAACATCCTGCCCCTCGCCGACGAGAACGCCGCCCGCAAGCACTTCGGGCTCTCCCCGGCCGGCAAGGCGACCGGCGACATGGGCGACCCGCACGAGAACCTCGACCAGGCCGGCACCGGCCCGGCCGGCGCGGACGACACCGAGGGCGCGGGCACGACGCCACCGGCGTGA
- a CDS encoding MFS transporter: MSAYGPLLKTPGVGRVIAAQLTARFPFGMLSLAYLLHVEHVFGSYGAAGLVLATTSIGQAIAGPLTSRWMGSWGMRPVLVLTSIVALASMVVIAFVPMALGGYVVVGFLGGLAVPPVQPAVRTIYPKMVTSSQLTPLFSLDASAQELIWVAGPVITTFVATQVGTVQAIVVAMVFLVVGGVWFIASPELGRVRIPRSKRAFGVVLKRPSVVVATLTGLLLIGACSAVEASVTSVFGEGSPNAGIVLAVFAVGSLAGGLALGHRPISRNTLWARMCIVFVGLALAVGGTDFWWLCLALVIAGAGIAPALAVMFGSVSATVKFSDTAEAYGWMGTGQLIGAAGGSAVAGFLIDANGPTGGMTVGAVMAAAGVVLPLVMRRWLPDLRGRDASPLPDTEPVTLPS; this comes from the coding sequence GTGAGCGCCTACGGACCCCTGCTGAAGACCCCCGGAGTCGGCCGCGTCATCGCTGCGCAGCTCACCGCGCGCTTCCCGTTCGGCATGCTCTCCCTCGCCTACCTGCTGCACGTCGAGCACGTCTTCGGCTCGTACGGCGCCGCCGGACTCGTGCTCGCGACGACGAGCATCGGCCAGGCCATCGCCGGTCCGCTGACCAGTCGGTGGATGGGCAGCTGGGGCATGCGCCCGGTCCTCGTGCTGACGAGCATCGTCGCGCTCGCGAGCATGGTCGTCATCGCGTTCGTCCCGATGGCGCTCGGCGGGTACGTCGTCGTCGGGTTCCTCGGTGGCCTGGCGGTGCCGCCCGTGCAGCCGGCCGTGCGCACCATCTACCCCAAGATGGTGACCTCGTCGCAGCTCACACCGCTGTTCTCGCTCGACGCCAGCGCGCAGGAGCTCATCTGGGTCGCCGGCCCCGTCATCACGACCTTCGTCGCGACGCAGGTCGGGACCGTGCAGGCGATCGTCGTGGCGATGGTGTTCCTGGTGGTCGGCGGTGTGTGGTTCATCGCCTCCCCCGAACTCGGTCGCGTCCGGATCCCCCGGTCGAAGCGCGCGTTCGGCGTCGTGCTCAAGCGGCCCTCGGTCGTCGTCGCCACGCTGACCGGCCTGCTCCTCATCGGGGCGTGCTCGGCGGTCGAGGCGAGCGTCACCAGCGTCTTCGGCGAGGGCAGCCCGAACGCCGGCATCGTCCTCGCGGTCTTCGCGGTCGGCTCGCTCGCGGGCGGCCTGGCGCTCGGGCACCGACCGATCTCGCGCAACACCCTGTGGGCGCGCATGTGCATCGTGTTCGTCGGCCTCGCGCTCGCGGTCGGCGGCACGGACTTCTGGTGGCTGTGCCTCGCGCTCGTCATCGCCGGTGCCGGTATCGCCCCGGCCCTCGCGGTCATGTTCGGCTCGGTGTCCGCGACCGTGAAGTTCTCCGACACCGCCGAGGCCTACGGCTGGATGGGTACCGGGCAGCTCATCGGCGCCGCGGGCGGGTCGGCCGTCGCCGGCTTCCTCATCGACGCGAACGGCCCCACCGGCGGCATGACCGTCGGCGCGGTGATGGCGGCCGCCGGGGTGGTCCTGCCGCTCGTCATGCGGCGGTGGCTCCCCGACCTGCGCGGACGCGACGCGAGCCCGCTGCCCGACACCGAGCCGGTCACGCTGCCGAGCTGA
- a CDS encoding FAD-binding domain-containing protein — MTTPTRAAGLDALHTFVPHAGADYRRDRNLDTGPGRTNVSGLSPYIRHRLVTEQEVVDAVLERHSLHAAEKFVQEVFWRTYWKGWLEQRPEVWRRYRAEVADLLAGDLPARYEDVVSGRSGIDAMDAWAAELVETGYLHNHTRMWFASIWVFTLELPWQLGADFFHRHLLDGDAASNTLSWRWVAGLQTRGKTYLATTENIARYTDGRFAPTGLATEARALDEEPFPPAVPVASDDVEGQPGERVGLLLHEEDLEPESLLAEHPSLAGSIRAAAVAADPRHRSPAEVSPAVVAFTTGAAADAASRTTDAAGRPATGLDSLEPSAVLNWAAAEDLDSIVVPYAPVGPVRERLDLLRARLAAEGIALVTVRRRWDGRAWPYASRGFFPFRERIPGLVRQR, encoded by the coding sequence GTGACCACCCCCACCCGAGCCGCCGGCCTCGACGCCCTGCACACGTTCGTCCCGCACGCCGGGGCCGACTACCGTCGCGACCGCAACCTCGACACGGGTCCCGGGCGGACCAACGTCTCCGGTCTGTCGCCGTACATCCGGCACCGGCTCGTCACCGAGCAGGAGGTCGTCGACGCCGTGCTCGAACGGCACAGCCTGCACGCCGCGGAGAAGTTCGTGCAGGAGGTCTTCTGGCGCACCTACTGGAAGGGATGGCTCGAACAGCGCCCCGAGGTCTGGCGCCGCTACCGTGCCGAGGTCGCCGACCTGCTCGCCGGGGATCTGCCCGCCCGCTACGAGGACGTGGTCTCCGGACGGTCCGGCATCGACGCGATGGACGCGTGGGCCGCGGAGCTCGTCGAGACCGGGTACCTCCACAACCACACGCGGATGTGGTTCGCGAGCATCTGGGTCTTCACCCTCGAGCTGCCGTGGCAACTCGGCGCCGACTTCTTCCACCGCCACCTCCTCGACGGCGACGCCGCCTCCAACACCCTGTCGTGGCGGTGGGTGGCCGGTCTCCAGACCCGGGGGAAGACCTACCTGGCGACCACCGAGAACATCGCTCGGTACACCGACGGACGCTTCGCACCGACCGGGCTCGCCACCGAGGCGCGCGCGCTCGACGAGGAGCCCTTCCCACCCGCAGTCCCGGTCGCGTCCGACGACGTCGAGGGCCAGCCGGGCGAACGCGTCGGGTTGCTGCTGCACGAGGAGGACCTCGAGCCCGAGAGCCTGCTCGCCGAGCACCCGTCCCTCGCCGGGTCGATCCGGGCGGCCGCTGTCGCCGCCGACCCCCGTCACCGTTCCCCCGCCGAGGTGTCGCCCGCGGTCGTGGCCTTCACCACCGGCGCGGCAGCGGACGCGGCGTCACGGACGACCGACGCAGCAGGTCGTCCCGCGACGGGGCTCGACTCGCTCGAGCCGTCCGCTGTGCTCAACTGGGCAGCCGCCGAGGACCTCGACTCGATCGTCGTCCCGTACGCGCCCGTCGGCCCCGTCCGGGAGCGACTCGACCTCCTGCGCGCCCGCCTCGCCGCGGAGGGCATCGCGCTCGTCACCGTCCGCCGACGCTGGGACGGCCGCGCGTGGCCGTACGCGTCGCGGGGGTTCTTCCCGTTCCGCGAGCGGATCCCGGGGCTCGTTCGTCAGCGCTAG
- the nrdE gene encoding class 1b ribonucleoside-diphosphate reductase subunit alpha, whose protein sequence is MDYHSLNAMLNLYDADGNIQFDKDREAAKQFFLQHVNQNTVFFHNLKERLDYLVENEYYEQATIDQYSMDFIQKLNDLAYSKKFRFQTFLGAFKYYTSYTLKTFDGKRYLERFEDRVVMTALGLAQGNEQLAIDLVEEIIAGRFQPATPTFLNTAKAQRGELVSCFLLRIEDNMESISRGINSSLQLSKRGGGVALLLSNIREAGAPIKQIENQSSGIIPVMKLLEDSFSYANQLGARQGAGAVYLSAHHPDIMKFLDTKRENADEKIRIKTLSLGVVVPDITFELAKNNEDMYLFSPYDVEKVYGVPFGDVPISENYRAMVDDSRIKKTKIKARDFFTTIAEIQFESGYPYIVFEDTVNKANPIKGRINMSNLCSEILQVNTPTTFNEDLSYKEIGKDISCNLGSLNIALTMDSPDFGKTIETAIRGLTSVSQMSHITSVRSVEDGNDKSHAIGLGQMNLHGYLARERVYYGSEEGIDFTNIYFYTVLFHALRASNNIAIETGETFDGFRDSKYASGEFFDKYTDQAWVPATERVRELFAKANVTIPTQDDWKALKASVQEHGIYNQNLQAVPPTGSISYINHSTSSIHPIASKIEIRKEGKLGRVYYPAPFMTNDNLDYYQDAYEIGAEKIIDTYAAATQHVDQGLSLTLFFKDTATTRDINKAQIYAWRKGIKTIYYIRLRQLALEGTEVEGCVSCML, encoded by the coding sequence ATGGACTACCACTCCCTCAACGCGATGCTCAACCTCTACGACGCGGACGGGAACATCCAGTTCGACAAGGATCGTGAGGCCGCCAAGCAGTTCTTCCTGCAGCACGTCAACCAGAACACCGTCTTCTTCCACAACCTGAAGGAGCGGCTGGACTACCTGGTCGAGAACGAGTACTACGAGCAGGCGACGATCGACCAGTACTCGATGGACTTCATCCAGAAGCTCAACGACCTGGCGTACTCCAAGAAGTTCCGGTTCCAGACGTTCCTCGGTGCGTTCAAGTACTACACGAGCTACACGCTCAAGACGTTCGACGGCAAGCGCTACCTCGAGCGCTTCGAGGACCGCGTCGTCATGACCGCCCTCGGCCTGGCGCAGGGCAACGAGCAGCTCGCGATCGACCTCGTCGAGGAGATCATCGCCGGCCGCTTCCAGCCCGCGACCCCGACGTTCCTCAACACCGCGAAGGCCCAGCGCGGTGAGCTCGTCTCCTGCTTCCTCCTCCGCATCGAGGACAACATGGAGTCGATCTCGCGCGGGATCAACTCGTCGCTGCAGCTCTCGAAGCGCGGCGGCGGCGTGGCCCTGCTGCTCTCGAACATCCGCGAGGCCGGTGCCCCGATCAAGCAGATCGAGAACCAGTCCTCGGGCATCATCCCCGTGATGAAGCTGCTGGAGGACTCCTTCTCGTACGCGAACCAGCTCGGTGCGCGTCAGGGTGCCGGTGCCGTGTACCTGTCGGCCCACCACCCCGACATCATGAAGTTCCTCGACACCAAGCGCGAGAACGCCGACGAGAAGATCCGCATCAAGACGCTGTCGCTCGGCGTCGTCGTGCCGGACATCACGTTCGAGCTCGCGAAGAACAACGAGGACATGTACCTGTTCTCGCCGTACGACGTCGAGAAGGTCTACGGCGTCCCGTTCGGCGACGTCCCGATCTCCGAGAACTACCGCGCGATGGTCGACGACTCGCGCATCAAGAAGACGAAGATCAAGGCGCGTGACTTCTTCACGACCATCGCCGAGATCCAGTTCGAGTCGGGCTACCCGTACATCGTGTTCGAGGACACGGTGAACAAGGCCAACCCGATCAAGGGTCGGATCAACATGTCCAACCTGTGCTCGGAGATCCTGCAGGTCAACACCCCGACGACCTTCAACGAGGACCTCTCGTACAAGGAGATCGGCAAGGACATCTCCTGCAACCTCGGCTCGCTGAACATCGCGCTGACGATGGACTCGCCGGACTTCGGCAAGACCATCGAGACCGCGATCCGCGGCCTGACCTCGGTCTCGCAGATGTCGCACATCACCTCGGTGCGCTCGGTCGAGGACGGCAACGACAAGTCGCACGCCATCGGCCTCGGCCAGATGAACCTGCACGGCTACCTCGCTCGTGAGCGCGTGTACTACGGCTCCGAAGAGGGCATCGACTTCACGAACATCTACTTCTACACGGTGCTGTTCCACGCCCTGCGCGCCTCGAACAACATCGCGATCGAGACCGGCGAGACCTTCGACGGCTTCCGCGACTCGAAGTACGCGTCGGGTGAGTTCTTCGACAAGTACACCGACCAGGCGTGGGTGCCGGCGACCGAGCGCGTCCGCGAGCTCTTCGCGAAGGCGAACGTCACGATCCCGACGCAGGACGACTGGAAGGCGCTGAAGGCGTCCGTCCAGGAGCACGGCATCTACAACCAGAACCTGCAGGCCGTCCCGCCGACCGGTTCGATCTCGTACATCAACCACTCGACGTCGTCGATCCACCCGATCGCGTCGAAGATCGAGATCCGCAAGGAAGGCAAGCTCGGTCGCGTCTACTACCCGGCGCCGTTCATGACGAACGACAACCTGGACTACTACCAGGACGCGTACGAGATCGGTGCCGAGAAGATCATCGACACGTACGCCGCGGCGACGCAGCACGTCGACCAGGGGCTCTCGCTGACGCTGTTCTTCAAGGACACCGCCACCACGCGCGACATCAACAAGGCCCAGATCTACGCATGGCGCAAGGGCATCAAGACGATCTACTACATCCGTCTGCGCCAGCTCGCTCTCGAGGGCACCGAGGTCGAGGGCTGCGTTTCCTGCATGCTGTGA
- a CDS encoding ribonuclease H, which yields MTIVAAADGSALGNPGPAGWAWYVDDDRWAAGGWPRATNNIGELTAVLQLLRATKGTDEPLHILCDSQYAIKACTEWLAGWKRKGWRKADGKPVLNVEIIKELDAELQGRKVTFEWVRGHVGHEMNEAADVRARGAATAYQQGTDVPHGPGWPGVEVEEPTALPEATPPATLF from the coding sequence GTGACGATCGTCGCCGCCGCAGACGGCTCAGCCCTCGGCAACCCCGGCCCGGCCGGCTGGGCCTGGTACGTCGACGACGACCGCTGGGCAGCCGGTGGCTGGCCGCGCGCCACGAACAACATCGGCGAGCTCACCGCCGTGCTCCAGCTCCTCCGCGCCACGAAGGGCACCGACGAGCCGCTGCACATCCTGTGCGACAGCCAGTACGCCATCAAGGCCTGCACCGAGTGGCTCGCAGGCTGGAAGCGGAAGGGCTGGCGGAAGGCCGACGGCAAGCCGGTGCTGAACGTCGAGATCATCAAGGAGCTCGACGCCGAGCTGCAGGGCCGCAAGGTCACCTTCGAGTGGGTGCGCGGGCACGTCGGACACGAGATGAACGAGGCCGCGGACGTCCGCGCCCGTGGTGCAGCGACCGCCTACCAGCAGGGCACCGACGTCCCGCACGGTCCGGGCTGGCCCGGCGTCGAGGTCGAGGAGCCGACGGCGCTGCCCGAGGCGACGCCTCCCGCGACCCTGTTCTGA
- a CDS encoding aldo/keto reductase — protein sequence MVTSIPLHDGATIPAVGFGVYKVDDAAAETAVATALDAGYRHVDTAEMYGNEAGVGRAVRASGLDRDDVFVTTKVWNDHQGRDATPRAFDASLERLGLDSVDLYLIHWPAAANDRYVETWRTLVELSDQGLARSVGVSNFQVPHLQRLLDETGEVPVVNQVERHPWLPQRELMAFHEEHGIVTEAWSPLGRGRLVDEPVLTRIAEAHGVSVAQVLVRWNVQQDVVVLPKSVTPARIRSNIDVDGFALTDDDLAAIATLESGQRTGSHPDTVS from the coding sequence ATGGTCACCTCCATCCCCCTCCACGACGGCGCGACGATCCCCGCCGTGGGCTTCGGCGTGTACAAGGTCGACGACGCGGCGGCCGAGACGGCCGTCGCGACGGCCCTCGACGCCGGCTACCGGCACGTCGACACAGCCGAGATGTACGGCAACGAGGCCGGCGTCGGCAGGGCGGTGCGCGCCTCCGGCCTCGACCGTGACGACGTCTTCGTGACCACCAAGGTCTGGAACGACCACCAGGGCCGCGACGCCACCCCCCGCGCGTTCGACGCGAGCCTCGAGCGGCTCGGCCTGGACTCGGTCGACCTGTACCTCATCCACTGGCCGGCTGCCGCGAACGACCGCTACGTCGAGACGTGGCGGACGCTCGTCGAGCTGAGCGACCAGGGGCTGGCGCGCAGCGTCGGTGTCTCGAACTTCCAGGTGCCGCACCTGCAGCGACTGCTCGACGAGACGGGCGAGGTGCCCGTCGTCAACCAGGTCGAACGGCACCCGTGGCTGCCGCAGCGCGAGTTGATGGCCTTCCACGAGGAGCACGGCATCGTCACCGAGGCGTGGTCGCCGCTCGGCCGCGGCCGGCTCGTCGACGAACCGGTCCTCACGCGAATCGCCGAGGCACACGGCGTGAGCGTCGCGCAGGTGCTCGTGCGGTGGAACGTGCAGCAGGACGTCGTCGTGCTGCCCAAGTCGGTCACACCGGCACGCATCCGCTCGAACATCGACGTCGACGGCTTCGCCCTGACCGACGACGACCTGGCGGCGATCGCCACGCTCGAGTCCGGGCAGCGCACCGGGTCCCACCCCGACACCGTGTCCTGA
- a CDS encoding SDR family NAD(P)-dependent oxidoreductase: MVGVLQDKTALVTGGTSGIGLAVVRRFVDEGAHVFVTGRRQEALDALRDEFGDAVTPIRADAAEPDDIAEVFAAVAERGRDLDAVHANAGGGEFKSLDAVTAEDFEATFGTNVRGTTLTVQGALPFLHEGSAVVVTGSTAASGTEPSFGLYGASKAAIAALTRTWAAELAPRGVRINTVVPGPTETPGLAGLAPGNPDALLEQMASGLPFGRLLRPEEVAATVLFLVSDQSSGMTGSELLVDGGSSIA, encoded by the coding sequence ATGGTCGGAGTACTGCAGGACAAGACCGCACTCGTCACCGGCGGGACGTCGGGCATCGGACTCGCGGTCGTGCGCCGCTTCGTCGACGAAGGCGCGCACGTCTTCGTCACCGGTCGCCGGCAGGAGGCACTCGACGCCCTGCGCGACGAGTTCGGCGACGCGGTCACGCCGATCCGCGCCGACGCTGCCGAGCCGGACGACATCGCGGAGGTCTTCGCCGCGGTCGCCGAGCGCGGTCGCGACCTGGACGCCGTGCACGCGAACGCCGGTGGTGGGGAGTTCAAGTCGCTCGACGCCGTCACCGCCGAGGACTTCGAGGCGACGTTCGGCACCAACGTCCGCGGGACCACCCTCACCGTGCAGGGCGCCCTGCCGTTCCTGCACGAGGGCTCGGCCGTCGTCGTCACCGGATCGACGGCGGCATCGGGCACGGAGCCGTCGTTCGGCCTGTACGGGGCGTCGAAGGCCGCGATCGCGGCGCTGACCCGCACGTGGGCGGCCGAGCTCGCGCCGCGCGGCGTCCGGATCAACACCGTCGTCCCCGGCCCCACGGAGACACCTGGTCTCGCCGGCCTCGCCCCGGGCAACCCGGACGCGCTCCTCGAGCAGATGGCGAGCGGGCTCCCGTTCGGCCGGCTCCTGCGCCCGGAGGAGGTCGCCGCCACGGTGCTCTTCCTCGTGTCCGACCAGAGCTCGGGGATGACCGGCAGCGAGCTCCTCGTCGACGGCGGCAGCAGCATCGCCTGA
- the nrdF gene encoding class 1b ribonucleoside-diphosphate reductase subunit beta, translating into MTLTDPVHATGKSIPLISAVSAINWNRIQDDKDVEVWNRLVNNFWLPEKVPLSNDVQSWNTLTPEEQQLTMRVFTGLTLLDTIQGTVGAISLIPDAITPHEEAVYTNIAFMESVHAKSYSSIFSTLASTPEIDDAFRWSTENVNLQKKAQIVLDYYTGDDPLKRKVASTLLESFLFYSGFYLPMYWSSRAKLTNTADLIRLIIRDEAVHGYYIGYKFQKGLEGASEERKQEIKDYTFNLLFELYENEVQYTQDLYDGVGLTEDVKKFLHYNANKALMNLGYEPMFPKETTDVNPAILSALSPNADENHDFFSGSGSSYVIGKAVVTEDEDWDF; encoded by the coding sequence ATGACCCTCACCGACCCGGTCCACGCAACGGGCAAGTCCATCCCGCTGATCAGTGCGGTCAGTGCCATCAACTGGAACCGCATCCAGGACGACAAGGACGTCGAGGTCTGGAACCGGCTGGTCAACAACTTCTGGCTGCCCGAGAAGGTGCCGCTGTCGAACGACGTGCAGTCGTGGAACACGCTGACGCCGGAGGAGCAGCAGCTCACCATGCGGGTCTTCACCGGCCTGACGCTGCTCGACACCATCCAGGGCACCGTCGGCGCGATCAGCCTGATCCCCGACGCGATCACCCCGCACGAAGAGGCCGTCTACACGAACATCGCGTTCATGGAGTCGGTGCACGCGAAGAGCTACTCGTCGATCTTCTCGACGCTCGCCTCGACGCCCGAGATCGACGACGCCTTCCGCTGGTCCACCGAGAACGTGAACCTGCAGAAGAAGGCCCAGATCGTCCTCGACTACTACACCGGTGACGACCCCCTGAAGCGCAAGGTCGCCTCGACGCTGCTCGAGTCGTTCCTGTTCTACTCCGGCTTCTACCTGCCGATGTACTGGTCCTCGCGCGCGAAGCTCACCAACACCGCCGACCTGATCCGTCTGATCATCCGCGACGAGGCCGTGCACGGGTACTACATCGGCTACAAGTTCCAGAAGGGCCTCGAGGGCGCTTCCGAGGAGCGCAAGCAGGAGATCAAGGACTACACGTTCAACCTGCTGTTCGAGCTCTACGAGAACGAGGTGCAGTACACGCAGGACCTCTACGACGGTGTCGGGCTGACCGAGGACGTCAAGAAGTTCCTGCACTACAACGCCAACAAGGCGCTGATGAACCTGGGATACGAGCCGATGTTCCCGAAGGAGACGACGGACGTGAACCCGGCGATCCTGTCGGCCCTGTCGCCGAACGCGGACGAGAACCACGACTTCTTCTCCGGGTCGGGCTCGTCGTACGTCATCGGCAAGGCGGTCGTGACGGAGGACGAGGACTGGGACTTCTGA
- the nrdI gene encoding class Ib ribonucleoside-diphosphate reductase assembly flavoprotein NrdI: protein MSRLVYFSSVSGYTARFIEKLGRDADRIPLYPGDPFLHADEPYVLVLPTYGGGNGQGAVPKQVIKFLNDEHNRSLIRGVIVGGNTNFGEAYGLAGDVISQKCGVPVLYRFELFGTPDDVQAVNSGLDAFWTQQLQTSI from the coding sequence ATGAGTCGCCTCGTCTACTTCTCGAGCGTGTCCGGGTACACCGCACGCTTCATCGAGAAGCTCGGCCGTGACGCGGACCGCATCCCGCTCTACCCGGGCGACCCGTTCCTGCACGCGGACGAGCCGTACGTGCTCGTCCTGCCGACGTACGGCGGCGGCAACGGGCAGGGCGCGGTGCCCAAGCAGGTCATCAAGTTCCTCAACGACGAACACAACCGTTCGCTCATCCGCGGCGTGATCGTCGGGGGCAACACGAACTTCGGCGAGGCCTACGGGCTCGCAGGGGACGTCATCTCGCAGAAGTGCGGCGTCCCCGTCTTGTACCGCTTCGAACTCTTCGGAACGCCTGACGACGTGCAGGCGGTCAACTCAGGATTGGATGCATTTTGGACGCAGCAGTTGCAGACGTCGATCTGA
- a CDS encoding TetR/AcrR family transcriptional regulator, with translation MPRPRKFDEAEVVERARRAFAASGFDGTSLDDLLAATGLGRQSLYNTFGGKKELFMRAFLSDTAEAVEVVQSVLRSAEHPIARIRTQLVSVAVEHGAAQGAPSLLLRAAVELSARDQEVAATVSEAFDTIRAGYTACIVDAQAAGEVEADADAEALGTYFCAVIEGMGAIGRVGTSRAALLQVGIASLAALPITPLGEEHLGTADGPWD, from the coding sequence ATGCCCCGACCGCGCAAGTTCGACGAGGCCGAGGTGGTCGAGCGCGCCCGGCGCGCCTTCGCGGCGTCCGGGTTCGACGGCACGTCCCTCGACGACCTGCTGGCGGCGACCGGGCTCGGGCGGCAGAGTCTGTACAACACGTTCGGGGGCAAGAAGGAGCTGTTCATGCGCGCCTTCCTGAGCGACACCGCCGAGGCCGTCGAGGTCGTGCAGTCCGTCCTCCGGAGCGCGGAGCACCCGATCGCGCGGATCCGGACGCAGCTGGTGTCGGTGGCGGTCGAGCACGGGGCGGCGCAGGGGGCACCGTCACTGCTGCTCCGTGCGGCGGTGGAGCTGTCGGCCCGCGATCAGGAGGTCGCCGCGACCGTCTCCGAGGCCTTCGACACCATCCGCGCGGGCTACACGGCCTGCATCGTCGACGCGCAGGCGGCCGGCGAGGTCGAGGCCGACGCCGACGCGGAGGCGCTCGGCACCTACTTCTGCGCGGTGATCGAGGGGATGGGCGCGATCGGGCGCGTCGGGACGTCGCGCGCTGCGCTCCTGCAGGTGGGGATCGCGAGCCTCGCGGCCCTGCCGATCACACCACTCGGCGAGGAGCACCTCGGGACCGCAGACGGTCCCTGGGACTGA